A stretch of Episyrphus balteatus chromosome 2, idEpiBalt1.1, whole genome shotgun sequence DNA encodes these proteins:
- the LOC129912525 gene encoding uncharacterized protein LOC129912525 isoform X1, with amino-acid sequence MLPDNPKLREKMTLPKETGCLITPINIISPQKCRLKTADIAANMASSISYTSSTRTTSLINFNSTQLALENIMPGIYLTRNFFAWSVEKLHSHGFTHVITIDKHMQKLQYTSPHPSLSNPNESIHHTYDMEEAHQLCFDEFETIDLNFGEKAYLTTVLPNCYKSVKFIDQSLSIGGTILIIDFNGGEQKCLTITTAYLMYKNNLNLSDAFNRLKAFYKKADLDRFYISQLYEYEPILQVQRAQSRGHSCSRELHSAILKRKKLHDDNHDLLHSNSFAHFSNNVDDITME; translated from the exons ACACTGCCAAAAGAAACAGGATGCTTAATCACACCAATTAATATCATATCACCACAAAAATGTCGCCTTAAAACAGCCGACATTGCGGCAAATATGGCATCTTCAATATCATACACATCATCTACACGCACAACCTcgcttataaattttaattcaacgcaaCTCGCGCTCGAAAACATCATGCCTGGAATATATCTAACCAGAAACTTTTTCGCTTGGTCTGTTGAGAAACTGCACTCGCATGGGTTTACCCACGTTATAACAATTGACAAACATATGCAGAAACTCCAATATACTTCGCCACATCCATCTTTAAGTAACCCCAATGAAAGTATTCATCATACCTACGACATGGAAGAAGCTCATCAGTTGTGTTTCGACGAATTTGAAACGATTGATTTGAATTTTGGTGAAAAGGCTTATCTGACAACAGTATTGCCAAATTGTTACAAGTCGGTGAAATTTATTGATCAATCCTTATCAATCGGTGGCACAATATTGATAATTGACTTTAATGGTggcgaacaaaaatgtttgacAATTACCACCGCCTATTTAATGTATAAGAATAACTTAAACTTAAG TGATGCTTTTAATAGACTCAaggcattttacaaaaaagctgATCTTGATCGATTTTATATTAGTCAACTTTACGAGTATGAACCAATACTTCAGGTTCAACGCGCTCAATCTAGAGGTCACAGTTGTTCGCGTGAACTTCATTCGGCAAtactaaaacgaaaaaaacttcaCGATGACAACCACGATTTGCTGCATTCTAATTCTTTTGCACATTTTAGTAATAATGTCGATGACATCACAATGGAATAA
- the LOC129912525 gene encoding uncharacterized protein LOC129912525 isoform X2, whose amino-acid sequence MASSISYTSSTRTTSLINFNSTQLALENIMPGIYLTRNFFAWSVEKLHSHGFTHVITIDKHMQKLQYTSPHPSLSNPNESIHHTYDMEEAHQLCFDEFETIDLNFGEKAYLTTVLPNCYKSVKFIDQSLSIGGTILIIDFNGGEQKCLTITTAYLMYKNNLNLSDAFNRLKAFYKKADLDRFYISQLYEYEPILQVQRAQSRGHSCSRELHSAILKRKKLHDDNHDLLHSNSFAHFSNNVDDITME is encoded by the exons ATGGCATCTTCAATATCATACACATCATCTACACGCACAACCTcgcttataaattttaattcaacgcaaCTCGCGCTCGAAAACATCATGCCTGGAATATATCTAACCAGAAACTTTTTCGCTTGGTCTGTTGAGAAACTGCACTCGCATGGGTTTACCCACGTTATAACAATTGACAAACATATGCAGAAACTCCAATATACTTCGCCACATCCATCTTTAAGTAACCCCAATGAAAGTATTCATCATACCTACGACATGGAAGAAGCTCATCAGTTGTGTTTCGACGAATTTGAAACGATTGATTTGAATTTTGGTGAAAAGGCTTATCTGACAACAGTATTGCCAAATTGTTACAAGTCGGTGAAATTTATTGATCAATCCTTATCAATCGGTGGCACAATATTGATAATTGACTTTAATGGTggcgaacaaaaatgtttgacAATTACCACCGCCTATTTAATGTATAAGAATAACTTAAACTTAAG TGATGCTTTTAATAGACTCAaggcattttacaaaaaagctgATCTTGATCGATTTTATATTAGTCAACTTTACGAGTATGAACCAATACTTCAGGTTCAACGCGCTCAATCTAGAGGTCACAGTTGTTCGCGTGAACTTCATTCGGCAAtactaaaacgaaaaaaacttcaCGATGACAACCACGATTTGCTGCATTCTAATTCTTTTGCACATTTTAGTAATAATGTCGATGACATCACAATGGAATAA
- the LOC129912527 gene encoding NPC intracellular cholesterol transporter 2 homolog a gives MKQFIVILFLSVIVSISGLQFKDCGSKIGKFTKVVISGCDTTKNDCILKRNTTASISIELTLSEDVQTITTIVHGKIMGVEMPFHLQNPDACVDSGLTCPLTKDTSYSYKATLPVLKAYPKVTVEVKWELRDQNNDDIICVLIPAKIQ, from the exons ATGAAGCAATTTATTGTGATCCTATTTTTATCAGTTATTGTGTCTATCAGTGGATTGCAGTTCAAAGATTGTg GTTCAAAAATTGGAAAGTTTACTAAGGTAGTTATATCAGGCTGTGATACAACAAAGAATGATTGCATTCTCAAAAGGAATACGACGGCTTCAATATCTATTGAATTGACattat CCGAAGATGTCCAAACTATCACAACTATAGTCCACGGAAAAATAATGGGAGTTGAAATGCCTTTTCACCTACAAAATCCAGATGCCTGCGTTGACAGTGGATTGACATGTCCGCTTACAAAGGACACCAGCTACAGTTACAAAGCAACGTTACCGGTTTTAAAAGCCTATCCGAAG GTCACCGTTGAAGTAAAATGGGAATTGAGAGACCAAAACAATGACGATATTATTTGTGTCCTTATTCCTGCCAAAATTCAGTAA